A genomic stretch from Limnobacter thiooxidans includes:
- a CDS encoding ATP-grasp domain-containing protein → MPHPKTLLLFNYDWDELGAKRLKDNWPSLESGFDLFSFPSNARLAWFDTERFVAKAAVFARLTGAKAVTSNHEQFGALCAALLAEKMGWPGTPVKAILACQHKLYARQILQQVAPEANPTFSRLDAAYGGPVPNHIQYPQFVKPVKAAFSVLSRVVNNQQELHEHTRFGAWELWVIKHLVEPFERIARKRLPEAGTAHSMLLEAPVTGRQYNLDGYVWKGQVRALGVVDEVMYPDTDAFMRFEYPSQLRTTVQARAADVARRFLNAVGFDHGLFNMEFFHDEARDKITVIEFNPRMASQFSDLYLRVDGIDLHEIAFALAHGIDPATLNRAPTTAGSAASFVYRSFDPKAQVAFPTTAQKNSFRESFPDALFFEYIKDSKELQRDFKWLRSYRYGIVHLGGDNTQHLRQRCEQASAMLGWTAPYLDAPPDRAPETHTTKPELFLSKPVSTST, encoded by the coding sequence ATGCCTCACCCAAAAACCCTGCTGCTGTTCAATTATGACTGGGACGAACTGGGTGCAAAGCGCCTGAAAGACAACTGGCCGAGCCTTGAATCCGGTTTCGATCTGTTCAGTTTCCCCAGCAACGCTCGCCTGGCCTGGTTCGATACCGAACGATTTGTCGCCAAGGCCGCGGTGTTCGCACGTTTAACGGGCGCAAAGGCTGTTACATCCAACCACGAACAGTTCGGTGCCCTGTGCGCAGCCTTGCTCGCGGAAAAAATGGGCTGGCCGGGTACCCCGGTCAAAGCCATTCTGGCCTGCCAGCACAAACTGTATGCGCGCCAGATATTGCAACAGGTCGCACCCGAAGCAAACCCAACTTTCTCCAGGCTTGATGCAGCCTATGGCGGCCCGGTGCCAAACCACATCCAATACCCGCAATTTGTTAAACCCGTGAAAGCCGCATTTTCAGTGTTGTCGCGTGTGGTGAATAACCAGCAGGAATTGCATGAACACACTCGGTTTGGTGCTTGGGAACTGTGGGTGATCAAACACCTTGTAGAACCTTTTGAACGAATTGCAAGAAAGCGCCTGCCTGAAGCAGGCACCGCACACAGCATGCTGCTGGAAGCGCCGGTCACGGGTCGGCAATACAACCTGGACGGCTATGTTTGGAAAGGGCAAGTGCGTGCTCTCGGGGTGGTGGACGAGGTGATGTACCCTGACACCGATGCGTTCATGCGCTTCGAATACCCAAGCCAACTTCGCACCACGGTACAAGCCCGTGCAGCCGACGTGGCCCGGCGTTTCTTGAACGCTGTCGGGTTTGACCATGGTTTGTTCAACATGGAGTTTTTCCATGATGAAGCCCGCGACAAAATCACCGTGATTGAATTCAACCCGCGCATGGCCTCGCAGTTTTCCGATTTGTACCTGCGGGTTGACGGGATCGATCTGCATGAAATTGCATTTGCATTGGCACACGGCATTGATCCGGCCACACTGAACCGTGCGCCAACCACCGCCGGCAGTGCAGCCAGTTTTGTGTACCGTTCATTCGACCCCAAGGCTCAGGTCGCATTTCCAACAACCGCGCAAAAAAACAGCTTCAGGGAATCCTTTCCCGACGCCCTGTTTTTCGAATACATCAAAGACTCCAAAGAACTGCAACGCGACTTCAAATGGTTGCGCAGTTACCGGTACGGCATCGTGCACCTGGGCGGCGACAACACGCAGCACCTTCGCCAGCGCTGCGAACAGGCCAGTGCCATGCTGGGCTGGACTGCGCCTTATTTGGACGCGCCGCCAGACCGTGCGCCTGAAACCCACACCACCAAACCGGAACTGTTTCTGTCAAAGCCGGTCAGTACATCCACTTGA
- a CDS encoding YHS domain-containing (seleno)protein translates to MTRTHKLLFAASLILSLGACSSMSAQNPANELSPVNAAQAEGADRVMLFGADVVAYFTTNAYVQGSAKFSSTYKDVDFHFSSAENKALFDQSPEQYLPQYGGYCANGIMFGIPWGGNATDFKMVNGKLYIFGGQVSQAAFELELDKNIALADQYWEQEIKGNNSFIQRAKRLVLRVPHYKTGEEQAAQVKAAQKPGV, encoded by the coding sequence ATGACACGCACACACAAGCTGCTTTTTGCAGCCAGCCTGATACTAAGCCTTGGTGCCTGTTCGTCCATGAGCGCACAAAACCCGGCCAACGAATTAAGCCCCGTGAATGCAGCCCAAGCTGAAGGTGCAGACCGAGTCATGCTGTTTGGCGCTGACGTGGTGGCCTATTTCACAACAAACGCCTATGTTCAGGGATCTGCGAAATTCAGCAGCACCTACAAGGACGTTGATTTTCACTTTTCAAGCGCCGAGAACAAGGCCTTGTTTGACCAATCCCCCGAACAATACCTGCCCCAGTACGGCGGCTATTGCGCCAATGGCATCATGTTTGGTATTCCTTGGGGCGGCAACGCAACTGACTTCAAAATGGTGAACGGCAAGCTGTATATTTTCGGAGGCCAAGTGTCACAGGCCGCTTTCGAGCTTGAGCTGGACAAGAACATCGCCCTGGCCGACCAGTACTGGGAACAGGAAATCAAGGGCAACAACAGCTTTATCCAGCGGGCCAAACGACTTGTTTTGCGGGTTCCCCATTACAAAACCGGAGAAGAACAGGCCGCACAAGTGAAAGCGGCTCAGAAACCCGGCGTTTAA
- a CDS encoding putative selenate ABC transporter substrate-binding protein gives MKNSALSISRRLFSVAAIALAVGFSMSAHAEQVLKVTTIPEEAATEQIRKFEPLANYLSKAVGMKVEFTPVSDYPAAVEALVNKKVDLVWFGGFTHVQASLRSGGKVIPIAQRVEDTKFQSVFIAKTDSGIKSLQDMKGKQISFGSQSSTSGHLMPRSFLLEAGLEPEKAFKRVAYSGAHDATIASVVSGKVDAAALDITVWKKFVAENKVDTKAVDVFYTTPPYYNYNWTVHQDMPADLRKKIQKALFDLDPAVPEHAEILKLNRATRYIDTKPENYKGLESAARSAGLL, from the coding sequence ATGAAAAATTCAGCCCTTTCAATTTCACGCCGACTGTTCTCAGTCGCAGCAATCGCCCTTGCAGTGGGTTTCTCCATGTCTGCACACGCCGAACAGGTATTGAAAGTCACCACCATTCCCGAAGAAGCCGCAACCGAGCAGATTCGCAAGTTCGAGCCTTTGGCCAATTACCTGTCCAAAGCGGTTGGCATGAAAGTGGAATTCACCCCGGTTAGCGACTACCCCGCAGCGGTGGAAGCATTGGTCAACAAGAAAGTCGACCTGGTCTGGTTCGGTGGTTTCACACACGTACAGGCATCACTGCGTTCCGGCGGAAAGGTCATTCCAATTGCCCAGCGTGTTGAAGACACCAAGTTCCAGTCTGTGTTCATCGCCAAAACCGATTCAGGTATCAAAAGCCTTCAGGACATGAAGGGCAAACAAATTTCCTTTGGCTCACAAAGCAGCACTTCTGGCCACTTGATGCCACGCAGCTTCCTGCTGGAAGCAGGCCTGGAACCTGAAAAGGCATTCAAGCGCGTGGCCTATTCCGGTGCACATGATGCAACCATTGCATCTGTAGTCAGCGGCAAGGTGGATGCAGCAGCACTGGACATTACTGTGTGGAAAAAGTTTGTAGCTGAAAATAAGGTTGATACCAAGGCCGTAGACGTTTTCTACACCACACCGCCCTATTACAACTACAACTGGACCGTTCACCAGGACATGCCAGCAGACCTGCGCAAGAAAATCCAGAAAGCGCTGTTTGACCTGGACCCTGCAGTACCAGAGCATGCAGAAATCCTGAAGCTGAACCGCGCAACCCGTTACATCGACACCAAGCCCGAGAACTACAAAGGTTTGGAAAGCGCCGCACGTAGCGCCGGCTTGCTATAA
- a CDS encoding phosphonate ABC transporter ATP-binding protein, whose amino-acid sequence MKLQIQDINACHPSAPPGSAPAIKGMSLQINSGEQIALIGPSGAGKTTLLQVLSCTLKPQQGLVSLNEQNPWQLSKRQLQKLRGQLIVAPQVPPLPPRQRVITSVLAGRLPAMSLLQSLKSLFYPVDIPAAHMALSKLDLPEKIFERVDRLSGGERQRVGLARLFVSPAKLWLVDEPLSALDPTRARLAMSALTDSAQEKGISLICTLHQVDMALAFFKRIIGLRDGKIVFDLPTEQVTPAMLKSLYAQYEHELLGQPDRELIEKQFERTTPTVVVNNCR is encoded by the coding sequence GTGAAGCTTCAAATTCAGGACATCAACGCCTGCCATCCCTCTGCACCGCCCGGCAGCGCACCTGCCATCAAGGGCATGAGCCTGCAAATCAACAGCGGCGAACAAATCGCTCTGATCGGCCCCTCTGGTGCCGGCAAAACCACGCTGCTTCAAGTGCTGTCTTGCACATTGAAACCCCAACAGGGCCTGGTTTCGCTGAACGAACAAAACCCTTGGCAGTTGAGTAAACGTCAACTGCAGAAACTTCGCGGTCAACTGATTGTTGCCCCTCAAGTGCCGCCCTTGCCTCCCCGTCAACGGGTTATTACTTCGGTATTGGCTGGACGATTGCCCGCGATGAGCCTGCTTCAAAGCCTGAAATCACTTTTTTATCCAGTGGACATTCCTGCCGCCCACATGGCGCTCAGCAAACTGGATTTACCCGAAAAAATCTTTGAACGGGTTGATCGGCTTTCAGGCGGTGAACGCCAGCGCGTCGGCCTGGCCCGCCTGTTCGTGTCACCAGCCAAACTGTGGTTGGTGGATGAACCACTTTCCGCACTCGACCCCACACGCGCGCGCCTGGCCATGTCGGCGCTCACCGATTCCGCGCAGGAAAAAGGAATTTCACTAATTTGCACCTTGCACCAGGTGGACATGGCGCTGGCCTTTTTCAAGCGCATCATCGGTCTGCGCGACGGGAAAATTGTGTTTGATTTGCCCACAGAACAAGTCACCCCGGCCATGCTGAAATCGCTGTATGCCCAGTACGAACATGAATTGCTGGGTCAGCCCGACCGTGAACTGATTGAAAAGCAATTCGAGCGTACAACGCCCACAGTGGTGGTCAACAATTGTCGATGA
- a CDS encoding PhnE/PtxC family ABC transporter permease, protein MSSLPVHNPRFDVPLRDPAWHQRLFWMIFALLLLWPLTEATEFRPSVLFEPENMKITANFIGSFFPPVLEPDLLARILRETWKTVAIATAGMVLALLIAFPLTIISTRVLSVSAISGRMAALPFVVRQIVRWTLIVLRSIPELVWALVFVRVVGLGPTAGVLAIALTYGGMLGKVYGEILESGETTATETLLRNGGSRLQAFFYGLLPQNVMELTSYTVYRWECAIRSSVVLGFVGAGGLGQELDNSMKMFNGGEVATMLMVFILLVALADAVSAFFRNRLI, encoded by the coding sequence ATGAGCAGCCTGCCAGTACACAACCCCCGGTTCGATGTACCTTTGCGCGACCCGGCTTGGCACCAGCGCCTGTTCTGGATGATATTCGCTTTGCTGTTGCTGTGGCCTCTGACAGAAGCCACTGAGTTCCGGCCATCGGTGTTGTTCGAGCCAGAAAACATGAAAATCACAGCCAACTTCATTGGCAGCTTTTTCCCGCCCGTTCTGGAACCCGACCTGCTGGCCCGCATTCTTCGAGAAACCTGGAAAACCGTGGCCATCGCCACAGCCGGCATGGTGCTGGCTTTGTTGATCGCTTTTCCGCTGACCATCATTTCGACCCGCGTGTTGTCCGTGTCGGCCATTTCAGGGCGAATGGCTGCGCTGCCATTTGTCGTGCGCCAAATAGTCCGCTGGACACTCATTGTTCTGCGAAGCATTCCCGAACTGGTGTGGGCCCTGGTGTTTGTTCGTGTGGTCGGTTTGGGCCCTACGGCAGGGGTATTGGCCATTGCGCTGACCTATGGTGGCATGCTGGGCAAGGTGTACGGTGAAATTCTGGAAAGCGGCGAAACCACAGCCACTGAAACCTTGTTGCGCAATGGTGGCAGCCGCCTGCAGGCTTTCTTTTATGGCCTGCTGCCACAAAATGTGATGGAGTTGACCTCGTACACTGTGTATCGCTGGGAATGCGCCATTCGTTCATCCGTGGTTCTCGGCTTCGTGGGTGCAGGCGGCTTGGGTCAGGAACTCGACAACTCCATGAAAATGTTCAATGGTGGCGAAGTGGCCACCATGTTGATGGTATTCATTCTGCTGGTGGCTCTGGCCGATGCAGTCAGTGCGTTTTTCAGGAATCGCCTGATATGA
- the phnE gene encoding phosphonate ABC transporter, permease protein PhnE: MSIQTAVSNRAPDCPAKAPPVMKGGTAALLLGMLMLVFASFWTLNLKWGEFLSLEAFASMGRFLGEFFPMDTQVAFLKRVGWGTLETLAMSLLGTALAALAGLALAIPASKLHSNDKSTLRTPTRWVLNALRSIPELVWAALLLISAGLGPFAGTLALAFHTTGVLGRLFAESIENAPPEPADALRAQGTGNLMVFYFTTLPQVLPQLMSYTLYRWENNIRAAAVLGVVGAGGLGQLLSFHMGLFQMGKTATILAAMLLLVALVDSLSYHLRRKMTR; the protein is encoded by the coding sequence ATGAGCATTCAAACAGCTGTCTCCAACCGGGCACCCGACTGCCCAGCCAAGGCGCCCCCCGTGATGAAGGGTGGTACGGCCGCCCTGTTGCTCGGCATGTTGATGCTGGTGTTTGCCAGTTTCTGGACCTTGAATCTGAAATGGGGAGAATTTCTTTCGCTTGAGGCCTTTGCATCCATGGGACGCTTTCTGGGAGAGTTTTTCCCGATGGATACCCAGGTTGCATTTTTGAAACGCGTCGGTTGGGGCACCCTTGAAACCCTTGCCATGTCACTCTTGGGTACCGCACTGGCGGCACTCGCCGGGCTGGCCCTGGCCATTCCCGCCAGCAAATTGCACAGCAACGACAAAAGTACCCTGCGCACCCCCACCCGTTGGGTGCTCAATGCCCTGCGCTCGATCCCCGAGCTTGTGTGGGCAGCGCTGCTGCTTATTTCAGCCGGGCTTGGGCCTTTCGCGGGTACGCTGGCATTGGCCTTTCACACCACTGGTGTACTGGGCAGGCTGTTTGCAGAATCGATCGAGAATGCGCCACCCGAACCTGCAGATGCCTTGCGCGCGCAGGGAACAGGTAACCTGATGGTGTTCTATTTCACCACCTTGCCGCAGGTGCTACCGCAATTGATGAGCTACACCCTTTACCGCTGGGAAAACAACATCCGCGCCGCCGCTGTGCTGGGCGTGGTGGGTGCAGGCGGCCTCGGGCAGCTGCTGTCGTTTCACATGGGTTTGTTCCAGATGGGCAAAACCGCCACCATTCTGGCAGCCATGTTATTGCTGGTTGCCCTTGTTGACAGCCTGAGCTATCACCTGCGCCGCAAGATGACCCGCTAA
- the egtD gene encoding L-histidine N(alpha)-methyltransferase, translated as MTTTPQFIQIYQAQAEHIREELLSGLRATKAYASPKYLYNELGSKLFEAITCIPEYYPTRTEARIFDEHAHDMAKLLPHGCVLIDLGAGNCEKAVRLFPVFQPARYVAVDISVDFLKVALERWQRQFPTLEMTGVGMDFSSQLILPADLALKPTQARVMFYPGSSIGNFTPEEALLFLKQVQSACSVVDGGGLLIGVDLVKSKGVLEAAYDDALGITAAFNRNMLLHFNTLAGTNFKLEDWKHIGLYNTELNRIEMHLEALRDLTVTWEGGERHFTEGERIHTENSYKWTLKGFEELLKQAGFSACKAYTDTEQKFAVFWAKA; from the coding sequence ATGACCACCACACCGCAATTTATCCAGATTTATCAGGCGCAGGCCGAACACATTCGTGAAGAATTGCTCAGCGGACTGCGTGCCACCAAGGCGTACGCTTCCCCGAAATATCTGTACAACGAGCTGGGCTCAAAACTGTTTGAGGCCATTACCTGCATTCCTGAGTACTATCCCACCCGCACTGAAGCCAGAATATTCGACGAACATGCGCACGACATGGCAAAACTGCTGCCGCACGGGTGCGTGCTGATTGATCTGGGCGCAGGCAATTGCGAGAAGGCTGTTCGCCTGTTTCCGGTATTTCAGCCAGCCCGATATGTCGCGGTTGACATCTCGGTGGACTTTTTGAAAGTGGCGCTGGAACGCTGGCAGCGCCAGTTTCCAACTCTGGAAATGACCGGTGTCGGCATGGACTTTTCCAGCCAATTGATATTGCCCGCAGACCTGGCCTTGAAGCCAACACAGGCCAGGGTCATGTTCTATCCCGGGTCCAGTATTGGCAACTTCACCCCCGAAGAAGCCTTGCTGTTTCTAAAACAGGTGCAATCGGCTTGTTCCGTTGTTGACGGGGGTGGCTTGCTGATTGGTGTAGATCTGGTGAAAAGCAAAGGGGTACTGGAAGCGGCTTACGACGATGCACTGGGCATCACTGCAGCTTTCAACCGCAACATGCTGCTGCATTTCAACACACTGGCTGGCACCAACTTCAAGCTGGAAGACTGGAAACACATCGGCCTTTACAACACCGAGCTGAACCGGATCGAGATGCACCTGGAAGCACTTCGGGATTTGACCGTGACCTGGGAAGGTGGGGAACGTCACTTTACAGAAGGTGAACGTATTCACACCGAAAATTCCTACAAATGGACCCTAAAAGGATTTGAGGAATTGTTGAAACAGGCCGGGTTTTCAGCTTGCAAGGCTTACACGGATACGGAGCAAAAGTTTGCGGTGTTTTGGGCGAAGGCTTGA
- a CDS encoding methyltransferase: protein MQAANETPVIQWSKGDETFNARWVSERHLAVPGKVVLADDTLTADMAYRMACEGTALLWQSDFQNARQLMQALVRRVDKNAEHKREKAAKSGKADVAYPQKFHLYRQAQAQRARILGSILIPFNADYSIPLRRAPDVLAACTEAWGEPQADGPMIVTSLREMMGVVGAYEWRKKGVEVSALGDPPSNRIHPYYGVFSPVRGEYVDLVLKAPLPKACEVNGSAVDVGTGTGVLAAVLAQRWLSNIVATDNDPRALECARFNIQNLGMGKQIKVLEADLFPESKADLVVCNPPWLPGKPTSPIERAIYDENSGMLKAFLAGLAAHLNAGGEGWLILSDLAEHLNLRTREELLGWIEAAGLKVAGRLDAKPKHGKAFDNTDGLFDARCKEMTSLWRLAAA, encoded by the coding sequence ATGCAAGCAGCCAATGAAACCCCTGTAATCCAATGGTCCAAGGGTGATGAAACATTCAATGCACGTTGGGTTTCCGAGCGGCATTTGGCTGTGCCGGGCAAAGTTGTTTTGGCGGACGACACGTTGACTGCGGACATGGCTTATCGCATGGCCTGCGAGGGCACCGCCCTGTTGTGGCAAAGCGATTTTCAGAATGCCCGCCAGTTGATGCAGGCCCTGGTGCGCCGGGTGGATAAAAATGCGGAACACAAGCGCGAGAAAGCCGCCAAATCAGGCAAGGCCGATGTGGCTTATCCCCAGAAGTTTCACTTGTATCGCCAGGCCCAGGCCCAGCGTGCCCGAATTCTGGGTTCAATCCTGATTCCGTTCAATGCCGATTACAGCATCCCCTTGCGCCGTGCACCTGATGTGTTGGCAGCCTGCACTGAAGCCTGGGGTGAGCCGCAAGCCGATGGCCCGATGATTGTGACTTCCCTGCGCGAAATGATGGGTGTTGTTGGTGCCTATGAATGGCGCAAGAAAGGGGTGGAAGTGTCTGCCTTGGGCGATCCACCCAGCAACCGCATTCACCCTTACTACGGCGTGTTTTCGCCAGTGCGTGGCGAGTATGTTGACCTGGTGCTGAAGGCGCCATTGCCAAAAGCCTGCGAAGTGAATGGTTCTGCAGTGGATGTGGGTACAGGCACAGGCGTATTGGCAGCAGTGTTGGCCCAGCGCTGGTTGAGCAATATTGTGGCCACCGACAACGACCCTCGTGCACTCGAATGCGCCCGATTCAATATTCAAAACCTGGGCATGGGCAAACAGATCAAGGTGCTTGAAGCGGATCTGTTTCCCGAAAGCAAGGCCGATCTGGTTGTGTGCAATCCACCCTGGTTGCCGGGCAAGCCAACGTCGCCAATCGAGCGCGCCATTTACGATGAAAACAGCGGCATGCTGAAAGCGTTTCTGGCCGGCTTGGCGGCCCACCTGAATGCGGGTGGCGAAGGTTGGTTGATTTTGTCAGACCTGGCTGAGCACTTGAATTTGCGCACGCGTGAAGAATTGCTGGGCTGGATTGAAGCCGCCGGTTTGAAAGTGGCAGGTCGTCTAGATGCCAAGCCCAAACACGGCAAGGCGTTTGACAACACCGATGGCCTGTTTGACGCACGGTGCAAGGAAATGACCAGCTTGTGGCGGCTTGCGGCTGCTTGA
- the senB gene encoding selenoneine biosynthesis selenosugar synthase SenB — MSKPRIAIVSPALADANNGNWQTARRWQLFMSEHFDVRVVKTWEDSDQTQQDVALIALHARRSADSVQAWATSRGLAAGSSPGLIVALTGTDLYRDIETDKAAQDSLELAQHLIVLQEKGVEKLGEKLQSKTSVIFQSTTSRKTLAKPKRRLKVVMVGHLRDEKMPQTLMEVAVLLRGYGDIYIDHIGGPLDPELAQAAQDTMQVCPNYRWLGNLPHGTTRTRIQRAHVLVHASKMEGGAHVIMEAVCSGTPVVASFIDGNIGMLGTNYPGYFPMGNSHALANMLTQLQEDIVNPKPLPPGKSSLYTKLNNQCAERAKLFAPENEQNQLIRLVQRAIQYNTVATSHANI; from the coding sequence TTGAGCAAACCCCGCATTGCCATTGTCAGCCCTGCCCTTGCTGACGCCAACAACGGCAACTGGCAAACTGCCCGTCGCTGGCAGCTGTTTATGTCTGAACATTTTGATGTCCGTGTTGTAAAAACCTGGGAAGACTCAGATCAAACACAACAAGACGTCGCGCTGATTGCACTGCATGCACGCAGGTCCGCAGACTCGGTTCAGGCCTGGGCAACAAGTCGTGGATTGGCCGCAGGATCAAGTCCTGGCTTGATCGTGGCACTGACAGGCACCGACCTGTACCGTGATATTGAAACCGACAAAGCAGCACAGGATTCGCTTGAACTGGCCCAACACCTGATTGTGTTGCAAGAAAAGGGCGTCGAGAAGCTGGGTGAAAAGCTGCAAAGCAAAACCTCGGTGATTTTTCAGTCCACCACTTCACGCAAAACCCTGGCAAAACCCAAACGCAGATTGAAAGTGGTGATGGTGGGGCACCTGCGAGATGAAAAAATGCCCCAAACCCTGATGGAAGTGGCCGTGTTACTGCGCGGCTATGGCGACATTTACATCGATCACATTGGCGGCCCGCTCGACCCGGAACTGGCACAGGCTGCCCAGGACACCATGCAGGTGTGCCCCAACTACCGATGGCTGGGCAATCTGCCCCACGGTACAACCCGCACTCGAATCCAGCGCGCACACGTGCTGGTGCATGCCAGCAAGATGGAAGGTGGCGCACATGTCATCATGGAAGCCGTGTGCAGTGGCACACCCGTGGTGGCCAGTTTCATTGACGGCAACATCGGAATGCTGGGCACAAACTATCCCGGCTACTTCCCCATGGGTAATTCCCATGCGTTGGCCAACATGCTGACTCAATTGCAGGAAGACATCGTCAACCCAAAACCCCTGCCACCGGGAAAGTCCAGCCTGTATACCAAACTGAACAACCAGTGTGCCGAACGTGCAAAACTATTCGCACCGGAAAACGAACAAAACCAGTTAATTCGACTCGTACAACGGGCCATTCAATACAACACAGTAGCAACAAGCCATGCAAACATCTGA